In a single window of the Osmerus eperlanus chromosome 2, fOsmEpe2.1, whole genome shotgun sequence genome:
- the si:ch211-106h11.1 gene encoding volume-regulated anion channel subunit LRRC8D has protein sequence MFSLSELVSLSPGQASSKLLKPWWEVFMDHLVLLMLMVSVLAGTLLLSRDRVVCLPLDPSSPSSNPSSCSSSSPSSLSSPSSTPSSCSSFSPPPQGRRTQLDYQQYVYVSQVCYHQAPALASRLAPYLTLLQSLSLVLLASGGFWLHFPLSSARVEHFLAILAKCSESPWTSRALSHAARHDPAHDNTPIQQEEEEEERGGQRPPPTPSSLLTSSRTRQSSLDSGTDSPLLGRPHPAPPSPCPSSLSRTSSLSSVCVSPRAQAPRPPAPRQAVTLDRSDGEQARALFERVRRFRAHCENSDVIYKVYLCQTAFKLLMVVVIVGYTAPLLSSITFCHTCLPQAHGLTGYAAFQCTHALAALLHKLMLAYLCLVGLYGLLGLYALYWSLYSSLRQYSFSRLKELCFLGDVPDLCNDLAFLLHMSDQYDPLLAQRLSVFLSPVSETRLLDEGMRRRWGAERLVSMTTTDGRGRSLLQLVALPRLPPALFSLSQVEVLKLELVREAKITGQVTGMTSLRELHLYLCSAAVEPGALAFLQEHLESLHLTFPQASDLPPWALSLRGLQELHLTGRLGCEGGVGRGWALGSLRQLRHLRVLVLRGMLPRVPGELGEVGATLVRLEVHNEGCRLLVLTGLRRLGGLTELVLQGCQLERLPSALLALPALRSLDLGHNSLRCLDELPGLGQLRRLSSLCLSHNRVLVLPAGVGLLRGLELLDLGHNQLSALPPALFILPRLRRLLLGGNLLEELPGEVGALGALAELDLSGNRLESLPAELWRCAGLRSLNLAHNSLEGLPPGLGGLGALARLDLRCNSLQELPEELGGCGGLRGGGRLLVEDWLLHTLPQPVRDFLLSPPGSPLQGTTSETKPSRPESDSFPYFSAAQWSFSSAMESRI, from the exons atgTTCTCCTTGTCAGAGCTGGTGTCTCTGAGCCCAGGTCAGGCCAGCTCCAAGCTGCTAAAGCCGTGGTGGGAGGTGTTCATGGACCACCTGGTTCTGCTCATGCTCATGGTGTCTGTCCTGGCTggaaccctcctgctctccaggGACAGGGTGGTCTGCCTGCCCCtagacccctcctcaccctcctccaacccctcctcctgctcctcctcatccccctcttccctctcctcaccctcctccaccccctcctcctgttcctccttttC cccccctccccagggccGGAGGACTCAGCTGGACTACCAGCAGTATGTGTACGTCAGCCAGGTGTGCTACCACCAGGCCCCTGCCCTGGCCTCTCGCCTAGCGCCCTACCTGACCCTGCTCCAGTCCCTG TCCCTGGTGCTCCTGGCCAGCGGAGGCTTCTGGCTgcacttccccctctcctccgcccgcGTCGAGCACTTCCTGGCCATCCTGGCCAAGTGCAGCGAGTCTCCTTGGACGTCCCGCGCCCTGTCGCACGCCGCCCGCCACGACCCCGCCCATGACAACACCCCCatccagcaggaggaggaggaggaggagagaggaggccagagaccTCCCCccacgccctcctccctcctcacctcctctcggACGCGCCAGTCCAGCCTGGACTCTGGAACTGACAGCCCCCTGCTGGGCAGGCCTCACCCCGCCCCGCCTtcgccctgcccctcctccctctcccgcacctcctccctatcctcggtgtgtgtgtccccgcgGGCGCAGGCCCccaggccccctgccccccgacAAGCGGTCACCCTGGACAGGAGTGATGGGGAGCAGGCCCGAGCCCTGTTTGAGAGGGTCCGTAGGTTCAGAGCTCACTGTGAGAACTCTGACGTCATCTATaag gtgtacctgTGCCAGACAGCATTCAAGCTGCTGATGGTGGTTGTGATAGTGGGCTACACAGCCCCCTTGCTGAGCTCCATCACCTTCTGCCACAcctgcctcccccaggcccACGGCCTGACGGGCTACGCTGCCTTCCAGTGCACCCACGCCCTGGCTGCCCTGCTGCACAAGCTCATGCTGGCCTACCTGTGCCTGGTGGGACTCTATGGCCTGCTGGGCCTCTACGCACTCTACTGGAGCTTGTACAG ctccctccGTCAGTACTCCTTCTCccgcctgaaggagctgtgtTTCCTTGGCGACGTCCCTGACCTCTGCAACGACCTGGCGTTCCTGCTGCACATGTCTGACCAGTACGACCCCCTGCTGGCCCAGCGCCTTTCCGTGTTCCTGTCGCCCGTCAGTGAGACGCGCCTCCTGGACGAGGGCATGCGGCGGCGCTGGGGGGCCGAGAGGCTGGTCTCCATGACGACCACAGACggcagggggcggagcctgCTGCAGCTAGTGGCGctgccccgcctcccccccgccctcttCTCCCTGAGTCAGGTGGAGGTGCTGAAGCTGGAGCTGGTCCGGGAGGCCAAGATCACCGGCCAGGTGACAGGGATGACATCACTCAG ggagCTGCACCTGTACCTCTGCTCAGCAGCAGTAGAGCCGGGGGCGCTGGCGTTCCTCCAGGAGCACCTGGAGTCCCTGCACCTCACCTTCCCCCAGGCCTCCGACCTGCCGCCCTGGGCCCTGTCCCTGCGAGGCCTGCAAGAGCTGCACCTCACCGGCCGACTGGGCTGCGAGGGCGGGGTGGGCCGGGGCTGGGCCCTGGGCAGCCTCCGCCAGCTGCGTCACCTCCGGGTGCTGGTCCTCAGGGGCATGCTGCCCCGCGTGCCCGGCGAGCTGGGAGAGGTGGGTGCCACCCTGGTCCGCCTGGAGGTCCACAACGAGGGCTGCCGCCTGCTGGTGTTGACGGGTCTGCGCCGCCTTGGCGGACTGACAGAGCTAGTGCTGCAGGGCTGCCAGCTGGAGCGCCTGCCCTCCGCCCTGCTAGCGCTGCCTGCGCTGCGCAGCCTGGACCTGGGCCACAACAGCCTGCGCTGCCTGGACGAGCTGCCAGGTCTAGGGCAGCTACGGCGGCTCTCCAGCCTCTGTCTTTCCCACAACCGCGTCCTGGTTCTTCCCGCCGGCGTGGGCCTGCTCCGGGGCCTGGAGCTGCTGGACCTGGGCCACAACCAGCTAAGCGCCCTGCCCCCGGCCCTCTTCATCCTGCCCCGGCTGCGGCGCCTGCTGctggggggaaacctgctggaggagctgccgggggaggtgggggcgCTGGGGGCGCTGGCGGAACTGGACCTGAGTGGGAACCGCTTGGAGAGCCTCCCTGCAGAGTTGTGGAGGTGCGCGGGGCTGCGCAGCCTCAACCTGGCCCACAACTCCCTGGAGGGGCTTCCCCcggggctggggggcctgggggcgcTGGCACGCCTGGATCTGCGCTGCAACAGCCTGCAGGAGCTGCCCGAGGAGCTGGGGGGCTGCGGGGGCCTGAGGGGGGGCGGGCGGCTGCTGGTGGAAGACTGGCTGCTCCACACCCTGCCACAGCCTGTCAGGGACTTCCTGTTGTCCCCGCCCGGCTCCCCTCTCCAAGGCACGACCTCGGAGACGAAACCGTCACGCCCGGAGTCGGACAGCTTCCCCTACTTCTCTGCTGCTCAGTGGAGCTTCTCCTCTGCTATGGAGTCTCGCATATAG